A portion of the Gossypium arboreum isolate Shixiya-1 chromosome 8, ASM2569848v2, whole genome shotgun sequence genome contains these proteins:
- the LOC108489394 gene encoding uncharacterized protein LOC108489394, whose amino-acid sequence MEKIEHTTVTTNGIKMHVASIGSGPIILFLHGFPELWYTWRRQLLSLSSLGYRCVAPDLRGYGDSDAPPSPESYTVFHVVGDLVGLLDALGVDKVFLVGHDWGAMIAWNFCLFRPDRIKALVNLSVPYHPRNPKVKTVDGYRALFGDDFYICRFQVPGEAEAHFAQMDTAKVLKKFLTTRDPNPPCIPKETGLKALPDPPALPSWLSEDEINYFATKFNQKGFTGGLNYYRAMNLNWELMAPWTGLQIQVPVKFIVGDLDITYHIPGVKEYLQNGGFKKNVPFLQELVVMEGVAHFINQEKPQEISMHIYDFVKKF is encoded by the exons ATGGAGAAGATTGAGCACACCACGGTGACCACCAACGGCATAAAGATGCATGTGGCATCCATCGGCTCCGGCCCAATAATCCTTTTCTTACACGGCTTCCCTGAGCTTTGGTACACCTGGCGCCGCCAGCTTCTTTCGCTCTCATCCCTTGGCTACCGTTGCGTCGCTCCCGATCTCCGTGGCTACGGTGACAGCGACGCCCCTCCATCGCCCGAATCATACACTGTTTTTCACGTTGTGGGGGATCTCGTAGGCCTCCTCGACGCCCTTGGTGTTGACAAGGTGTTCTTGGTGGGGCATGATTGGGGTGCGATGATTGCTTGGAATTTTTGCTTGTTCAGGCCTGATAGAATCAAGGCTTTGGTCAACTTGAGCGTTCCTTATCATCCTAGGAACCCCAAGGTGAAGACTGTGGATGGGTATAGAGCTTTGTTTGGTGACGATTTTTATATTTGCAGGTTTCAG GTACCAGGGGAGGCTGAAGCACATTTCGCGCAGATGGATACTGCCAAAGTTCTGAAGAAATTTCTTACAACTCGAGATCCAAATCCTCCTTGTATACCTAAAGAAACAGGGTTGAAAGCGTTACCTGATCCTCCAGCCTTACCCTCTTGGCTCTCCGAAGACGAAATCAATTACTTTGCCACCAAATTTAATCAGAAGGGCTTCACTGGAGGACTCAACTATTATCGAGCTATGAATCT AAACTGGGAACTGATGGCACCATGGACTGGATTACAAATCCAAGTACCGGTTAAGTTCATCGTGGGCGACCTGGACATTACCTACCACATCCCTGGTGTTAAGGAATACTTACAAAATGGCGGATTCAAGAAAAATGTGCCTTTCTTGCAGGAACTAGTTGTCATGGAAGGAGTAGCCCATTTTATCAACCAAGAAAAGCCTCAGGAGATTAGCATGCACATTTATGACTTCGTTAAGAAATTCTAG
- the LOC108489395 gene encoding 60S ribosomal protein L18-2-like yields MGIDLVAGGKSKKTKRTAPKSDDIYLKLIVKLYRFLVRRTGSKFNAVILKRLFMCKVNKPPLSLSRLIEFMKGKEDKIAVVVGTVTDDIRIYEVPALKVTALRFTKTARARIDKAGGECLTFDQLALRAPLGQNTVLLRGPKNAREAVKHFGPAPGVPHSHTKPYVRSKARKFERARGRRNSKGFRV; encoded by the exons ATG GGTATCGACTTGGTCGCCGGCGGCAAGAGCAAGAAGACGAAGAGAACTGCTCCCAAGTCCGATGATATCTACCTCAAACTCATCGTCAAG CTTTACCGATTTCTGGTAAGAAGGACTGGCAGCAAATTCAATGCTGTGATTTTGAAGCGTCTTTTTATGTGCAAAGTGAACAAGCCTCCTCTGTCTCTATCCAGATTGATTGAATTCATGAAGGGCAAG GAGGATAAGATTGCAGTGGTAGTTGGAACTGTCACCGATGACATTCGTATATATGAAGTTCCCGCTCTGAAGGTTACTGCATTAAGGTTCACTAAGACAGCGAGGGCGAGAATTGACAAGGCTGGTGGGGAATGTTTAACGTTTGACCAACTTGCTCTTCGAGCACCTCTTGGACAGAACACG GTTCTCCTTCGAGGTCCAAAGAATGCTCGTGAGGCTGTGAAGCACTTCGGACCTGCTCCTGGTGTGCCACACAGCCACACCAAGCCCTATGTGCGGTCAAAAGCAAGGAAATTTGAGAGGGCTAGAGGAAGAAGGAACAGCAAAGGCTTCAGGGTTTGA